In the Spirochaetota bacterium genome, GGAGCGGTAACGGAAAATTCCTTGTCGAGCACGCGATGCAGCGTCCCGATGTGTTCTTTCTCGGCATCGAATATTCACGAAAATGCATCAATAAAAGCGTTGCAAAGGCGTCAAAACGCGGTCTTGCCAACATACTGTTCATACATGGCGAGGCGATGCGTTCGATAACGCAATATCTTGCCGGGAAATATCGTTTTTCGGCTGTGTATCTCAATTTCCCCGACCCCTGGCCCAAGACGAAGCATGAGCGCCGGCGCATCGTGACGGCATTATTTGTCGGGGCGGTGTACGGCATCCTTGCACGGAACGGGTCGTTCTATCTCGTCACCGATGATATGCGTTATGCTGAAGAGATAATGTCGCCGGTCATGGAGGCCTCGCCGCATTTTGAGAATGCGCTATCATCGCCATGGGTGCATGAGCTCCCGGGGTATCAGCCGACGCTGTACGAGGAGAAAATGCGCAAGGCGG is a window encoding:
- the trmB gene encoding tRNA (guanosine(46)-N7)-methyltransferase TrmB, with protein sequence MKQNLEAFSFCELEIGSGNGKFLVEHAMQRPDVFFLGIEYSRKCINKSVAKASKRGLANILFIHGEAMRSITQYLAGKYRFSAVYLNFPDPWPKTKHERRRIVTALFVGAVYGILARNGSFYLVTDDMRYAEEIMSPVMEASPHFENALSSPWVHELPGYQPTLYEEKMRKAGKQVYYLQYRRRGLDF